Sequence from the Saccopteryx bilineata isolate mSacBil1 chromosome 6, mSacBil1_pri_phased_curated, whole genome shotgun sequence genome:
CCTGACCCCCGGTACCTGCTCCGGGCTGCTCCTTGCTTGGCACACCCCTGACCCTCACCGCCTGCGCCCCACTAATCTGGGGCCAGCTCTGTCTGGCGTCCCTGGCTGCATCCCCACGGGAAAGCGCGCCGCTCCTCCATCAGGCCTTCCTCGCCCCCCGCAGCCAGGCGACCCCAGCGAATCACATCCGGAATGAGGGGGCGCGAGGGGCGGGGCGCGCCGGAGGAGGAGAGCGCGCCTCCCGCCTCCCGTCCGCGGACGCGCCGCAGCAGCCCGCAGCTCGCAGCCCGCAGCCCCGCTCGCGGAGCTCGCCGCGTTGCTCGCCGCGTTGCTCGCGCGCCCCGAGTCCTTGTAGACCAGAGGCTTCCGCAGGCGATGGCCGACGAAGAGGCGGGGAGCCCGGGGGCCGCCGCGCGCCTGCCGCCCGGCTCCGCGCAAGATGGGGGCTCGCGCCCGGCCTCGGCGGCTTGGGCTCGGGGAGCCTGGGGATACGGGTTCCCCGCGGCCGCCCCGCCCGCCCCCCGGCGCCGGGAGGCGGCCCCCGCGCCTAGCCCGGAGCACGGCCTCGGTGCGGGCGAGGCCCCGGGAGCCTGTGACGCAGCGGGGCCGGGGGCTCGGGCCGAAGCCGGAGGGAAGGCCGAGGAAGTGACGACCGGGGAGGGCGCCATCTTCTCGGGGCAGGCGGAGGGAGAGGTGCCGAAGCAGCAGGTGGGCGAGGAGATGGACGCGGCCGAGCAGCCGGCCGGGGAGGAGAAGCGGGAGGAGAGAGCGGAGGCgtactacggcccgtgggccctCAACCTGGACGCGGTTCTGGACCCGTTCGAGGCCATCCAGTGGGAGCTGGAGGCCGTGGGGGCCCAGGCCGACTGGGCCTACCTGCAGCTGGAGCGCAGGTTCGGGCGCATGCGCCGCTTGCACCTAGCGCGTCGGAGCTTCATCATTCAGAATATTCCCGGCTTCTGGCTCACCGTCTTCCTGAACCACCCGGAGCTGTCAGCCATGATCAGCCCCCGAGACGAAGATATACTCTGCTACCTGATGAACTTGGAGGTGAGGGATCTCAGGCATGCCAGGAGTGGCTGCAAGTTCAAGTTTCGCTTCTGGAGCAACCCCTACTTCCGGAACAAGGTGATCGTCAAGGAGTACGAATGCAGATCCTCGGGCCGGGTGGTGTCCGTCGCAACTCGCATCCGATGGCACCGCGGCCAGGAGCCCCCTGCGCTGGTCCACAGGAACCGGGAGACCGTCCACAGCTTCTTCAGCTGGTTCTCACAGCATAGCCTCCCAGAGGCAGACAGGGTGGCTCAGATCATTAAAGATGACCTGTGGCCCAACCCCCTGCAGTACTACCTGCTGGGCGATCGGCCCCACAGAGCCAGGCGAGGCCTAGGAAGGTGGCCAACAGAGCCCCCTGCTAGGCCTTACGGCTTCCAGTCTGGCTAAGTCCGGCCTTGGGACCTGGCCCCTACctatgtaagatttccttccgtCTCCTGTGGACCCACACCTGTGCTCTGCCATCTGCTTTCTCTGTGCACTCTGGCCCCCTGGACATTGAACAGATGCAGCTCCAAGACTGGCCTTCACGGCCCAGGTTGTCTTTCCACGTGGCCCTCACGCGTCACGGGACTCATGGCACAGTGTCTGTCCAAGTGACCAACGCTGTAGACATGtactgccaccatcttggatcgTGGCCTTCCCACCCATTTTTGAGACGGGCATGCACAAGTCATCAGAAGGAGGACCAGTGCCTCTTCAAGGCCATAACCTGCGGACCTTGCCATCGATGCTGTCCCTGCACTTTGGCTGTGGCAAGCTGGGTCTGACCTCCCATGATGAAGTGGGGGCGTTGTGCTGGCTGTCATCTGGACTGGGACATTCTAGGGCCTCAGAGCTGCCGGATCACAAGGCTAGGCTACCCCAGGCTCCTTGACTATTGGGCATCTGACAGAGGGGGCACATGGCAGATGGCTCTTGGGCACGAGTGTGGTCAAGGACACGGAGCAGCGGGTAACGCAGTCTTTGTGGTTACACTGCTTTTACCCACGTTGGTCCTCCCCTGCAGCCTGCTATCTGGGAAGGTCTGGCCATCACTCTTCTCACGGGTTTGGCCCAGGTTGCCACCAACCTTTCTGCCAACTCCCAGGTCTATAAGGACCTCAAGAACTCCCTGTGGACGCAGGTGGGCCACTTGCAAATGCATACGAGAGCCCCCAAACTCCCAGGAACTCTGCTGTGCTGGCACAGCAGGACATGTGCTCCGGGCAGGGGTGATGACAGGGTCTCTTCCGGAAGCCTGCCTCCCGGAGTCCGTCACTGGAGTCCCACTGAATCCAGCCCCCCTGTCTCTGCCTGGTTCTAGGCTGCTAGGTTGGGAGTGCCGGGGAAGGGGTGTTTCTGACCACGGGGACTACACCTGCCCAGAGCTCACATCTTGTTTTCCTTAAAGTGACAGCTTAGAAACAACATAAACTACTGAAGTAAGGTGTTTTTTATAAACAGCTGAGGAAAACAGGCTTTCTTGTTGAATTTGTCTCCAGAGAGAGAGGGCTGGCTCAGAGACTGCCGGTGCTCTTTGTCCCCGCTGctcccctgcccttcccccttcaGTGAGGTCTAGCCTCTTCAAAAGGGGACTGCCTCACAGAGAGACCCGAGGTCTGGGCCACCCGGGATGGGGATGGTTCATTGTCGGTTTATGCCGAGTTCCTTCAGACTAACTGTAACCAGCTCCTGCAGGCACCAGAGCTTAGCTGCCTCCCCTCAGCGTCCCCTTCCCAGGCTTCTGTGGCTGTTTCCATATTATTTAGGGGGTGACAGTACCAAGCCCTTTCCCATGGAAGGCCTTGTCTTCTCCCCAGGACTTGGGGAGGTCTTGACACAAAATAATGGGGGTGCTCTTGGTAGGGGAGTACAACAGAAGCTGGGGCCAGCTAGCTGGAAAGGCAGACATGCCCGCGAGCTGgtggagcagaggagagagcccCTTGACTCTGCCTGACTTTTGATTCACcagtgtgtttttaaaatgagaatgattATGAACAGAACACTGCAACTTGAGTGGTTCTCTCCATCCAGGAAGAACCTTGGGTTTGTAAAAAGTTAATGCTATATGTTTCTCATTTTACTGCTTTTAAGtaagtccctatctgtccccttctcCCTGTCTACCCACTGGGGAAATTGAGTTGACAAGGcctgttttttgctttttgttgagAACACTTACAAGAAGGTCATTGTAATTTTTTGATGTCATTCGGGAACTTTTGTGGCTATTCATGATTGTTACCAAATTGTTGTGGCCTGTTCATATAACTCTGTACTTAGAAGTAGTTTAAATATGGTGGCTTTTGTAGGACTTTTGAGTGGAATTTGTTACCCTGTTCTGTGAGGATGACCTCCAAAAAGAAATCTGTAACTCTGGTTTTTATGATTCTGTGCTTCAGTGGCCATGTTGTAATCGACATCACTGTAATTGGTATCTCTGCTtctaaacaaatatttgtgaGGTGGCTTTGTCCAATCAGAATAGGATTCATGGCACTTTGAATCTTCCATATgcatgatgaaaaaaataaataaaaatctttcggTCTGGGGAAAAAATAACTCCGATTGTGTcactctcctttttaaaaccctCCATGGGCAGAAAAACCTAATTCCTTATCGTGGTTGACAAAGCCTAGTGTTTTGTGGTCCCCGCTGACATCTGCCATCAATTGCCTCGCGTTCCCCCTACACCCGCCTCTCTGCTCCTTAAATATAACTAAGCACACTCCAACCTTGGGGTGTTCGCACCGGCTCTTTCCTCTGCAGTTTCCTTCTCCTCTCCGGCTCGCTCAGTTCTGTCTGGCCGCAGACACTTCCCTGCCCAGGCTGCCTGCAGTCAGCCTCTGCCCCTCTCCGTCTGCtgctttgcatctttttttttttttttttaattttattttattcattttagagaggagagagaaaggaagagagagagagacagagagagaaggtggggagagctggaagtatcaactcccatatgtgccttgaccaggcaagcccagggtttcgaaccggcgacctcagcatttccaggtcgacgctttatccactgcgccaccacaggtcaggcctgctttgCATCTTAAAACTGACCTCACCCCAGAAGTCTCCGTGTGAGTGAGTGACTTCATGTGTGTCCGAGTACTGTGACAGCGTGCTTCCTACCCGAGGatttcagtgggggggggggcaccttaTCACTTGTCATCTAGCTGGAACACATCTGGGAGTGAAAGCAACACTACTAATGACTGCATGGGGACAGGAGGCCTAACCAGCACATAACAGCCACCCCAAAAGGACAGAGCCCAACTAAGGCCAGCCTGGCGTCCAGCTCATCCCAACTGTGTGTGACGTCTGGTGACGTCTGGTCAGCAGGTGGGCTTTTCTGACGTCGGGAGATAGTGCTGGGGTTTGAAAGACGGACAGTCGTCTAGAAAGTGGGGCTGGAGAACAGTTCCTGCCAGTACAGACGACCTGACCAAAGGCGCTGAGACAGAAGATGCAGGGTGCGTTCAGGTCACCATGTGCCCACCTTGGGAGGGCAAGGCATGGCGGGCAGGCGAAGGCCGTTTTCTGGAAATAGGGACTGAAACAGAAGTGAAGGCATGATCCCCTAGATCGCAGGGagagagccagatgtggttcaGAGGCAGCACTTGGCAGCTCGAGGCAGGGGAAGGTACCAGCTCTGTAGTATCTTCACTGAATCTTCTCCatcttccaggaagccctccgTGGTTGCCCTAGCTAGCCCACAACAATCTCTGCCACCTCCAGAGTACAGCCTAGAACTGGAATTTTTGACACCAGTGCCTGGGAGGGCTGCACCCTCTGGGTTTCCCTTGTGCCAAGCACTAGTCCTGGACGCTGCCAGGGGAACCGGGGTGAGCCTCCAAGCACCCTGGAGATCCTAGAAGCTGGTGTCCCGCATGGCTTGCCTGCTCCGTCCCTACCTGCTGACTGGCAGGTGTGCTTTGGCTCCTGAGGTCCAAATTCGGCCAAGTTGCATCTTGCAGGTCCTTAGGCCCAAAGACAAGGGCGCTTACCCACAGAGGTGCTCACCCGACCTTCCCATGGCGTGCCCCA
This genomic interval carries:
- the LOC136308433 gene encoding putative testis-specific Y-encoded-like protein 3, whose protein sequence is MRGREGRGAPEEESAPPASRPRTRRSSPQLAARSPARGARRVARRVARAPRVLVDQRLPQAMADEEAGSPGAAARLPPGSAQDGGSRPASAAWARGAWGYGFPAAAPPAPRRREAAPAPSPEHGLGAGEAPGACDAAGPGARAEAGGKAEEVTTGEGAIFSGQAEGEVPKQQVGEEMDAAEQPAGEEKREERAEAYYGPWALNLDAVLDPFEAIQWELEAVGAQADWAYLQLERRFGRMRRLHLARRSFIIQNIPGFWLTVFLNHPELSAMISPRDEDILCYLMNLEVRDLRHARSGCKFKFRFWSNPYFRNKVIVKEYECRSSGRVVSVATRIRWHRGQEPPALVHRNRETVHSFFSWFSQHSLPEADRVAQIIKDDLWPNPLQYYLLGDRPHRARRGLGRWPTEPPARPYGFQSG